In Candidatus Babeliales bacterium, the following proteins share a genomic window:
- a CDS encoding CPBP family intramembrane glutamic endopeptidase, with translation MSSIRVWSRTPLFWIALSSICFSGLFFTYNFFPKAFAILNIRITMNREQALEKAAALGHIHQWGPENYQAAAAFRTDEETKNFIELEGGGTQRLNEIIKEKWYSPYYWIVRHFKEFDAHETEILFTPEGTFYGVSEKLPEDAPGAALTPQQALAIARENALNWQIDLSSYTFAQSSQEIRPSGRIDHEFVYDRTGHSVNGAPFQLHLGMSGDRLTEIKYEIKVPESFKRRYEHMRSANNIIAFGALFLICILYLGIGCLAGLAFLLARHSLLWKPALVAGFLVALLQSLNTLNELPLAWMEYETALSKTSFFIHLFTALFASLLVYTGALTLVFSIAEGLTRYAFGNHLKLWSIWRTENASSLQVLGRTLGGYLIIGADIAYVTAAYAFTTRFLGWWTPAETLFNPNILATYFPWFSALSQSLMAGFMEECLFRAIPLAGAALLGSYFRRRNLFISLGFIIQVLIFGAGHANYPQQPAYARVVELIFSSSLFGGIYLIYGLLPSILSHVIFDVFWMGLPLFISTGAGTFINKALVVLISSIPLLIVLYARLKNGAFTQAPVTAYNKSLQPEPKQKDDEFFIPEDELPRGISGKEIRLLAASGVIAAFGWLFFTPFKQQNLPLHVGKTEALSTASAMLTHRGFSLSNPPWQTLINTHGETDEHDRFVIQKNGKEVYTNLLGSYITPASWKLRFAQFEGDIAERSEEFGILLEGSGKIREVDHALPEARPGASLSEAVARKKAHEIIRNEFNLDPSGLQEISAVSKKRPERIDWVFTFKDPHVSLNEGEARIKISLAGDQFSNAERFIFIPEQWTRAEKQSTTIIRIIGMICSLLALIGLSFFMILLLKNWRRFAFSPTIFFIFAALLALKALIQSINIWPLIIACFQTSEPYSHQAIKSVGWLMLQIISQGLYYGAGAALATTKMHNKHVQKSITIFTGICCGLILSAMGSLSFALAPIFKPLWADYTHAASLIPSVGFALTMFTGYVSATIVFLLITRFADLVTAQWKQRSLAGFFLIILLVFCINGLSIESIGTWLLPSLMVGGATAVLYYLIVRHIRSSIPVITATITILAIAQQAAFHAYPGVFLGSVLGIVLIGMLAYWWEEKL, from the coding sequence ATGAGCTCAATTCGTGTTTGGTCACGCACACCATTATTTTGGATAGCTTTAAGCTCAATTTGTTTTAGCGGCTTATTTTTCACCTATAATTTTTTCCCTAAAGCGTTTGCGATTCTCAACATTCGCATCACGATGAATCGAGAACAAGCACTTGAAAAAGCGGCAGCACTTGGTCACATTCATCAATGGGGGCCGGAAAATTATCAAGCGGCAGCTGCGTTTCGAACCGATGAAGAGACAAAAAACTTTATTGAGCTGGAAGGCGGGGGCACCCAAAGGTTGAATGAAATTATTAAAGAAAAATGGTATAGCCCTTACTATTGGATCGTGCGCCACTTCAAAGAATTTGATGCACACGAAACTGAAATTCTTTTTACACCTGAAGGAACTTTCTACGGTGTTTCTGAAAAACTCCCGGAAGATGCTCCGGGAGCCGCACTCACCCCACAGCAAGCATTAGCAATCGCACGAGAAAATGCACTTAATTGGCAGATAGATCTCAGTTCGTATACGTTCGCGCAATCTTCACAAGAAATTCGGCCAAGTGGACGAATCGATCATGAGTTTGTTTACGATCGCACTGGGCATTCGGTTAATGGCGCCCCTTTTCAGCTTCATCTTGGCATGAGTGGCGATCGATTAACAGAAATTAAATATGAAATTAAAGTTCCGGAAAGCTTTAAGCGCCGTTATGAGCATATGCGTTCAGCCAATAATATTATTGCATTCGGCGCGCTCTTTTTAATCTGCATTCTTTATTTAGGAATCGGGTGCTTGGCAGGACTCGCCTTTCTTCTTGCTCGCCATTCACTTCTTTGGAAGCCGGCACTTGTTGCTGGTTTTCTTGTCGCCCTTCTGCAATCCCTTAACACGCTCAATGAACTTCCCCTTGCCTGGATGGAATATGAGACAGCTTTAAGCAAAACCTCATTTTTCATTCATCTTTTCACAGCTCTTTTTGCAAGTCTTTTGGTGTATACGGGAGCACTGACTCTCGTTTTTTCAATCGCAGAAGGATTAACGCGCTACGCTTTTGGCAATCACTTAAAACTATGGTCGATTTGGCGCACTGAAAATGCTTCATCTTTGCAAGTACTAGGTAGAACTCTTGGCGGGTATCTTATAATTGGCGCAGATATTGCTTATGTTACTGCAGCATATGCGTTCACTACTCGTTTTCTGGGTTGGTGGACTCCCGCTGAAACATTATTCAATCCAAATATTTTAGCCACCTATTTTCCCTGGTTTAGCGCACTTTCACAATCGCTCATGGCAGGATTCATGGAAGAATGTCTTTTTCGGGCAATACCTCTTGCAGGAGCCGCGCTTCTTGGCTCGTACTTTCGAAGACGAAATCTTTTCATCTCACTTGGTTTTATTATCCAAGTGTTGATTTTTGGTGCAGGACATGCGAATTATCCGCAACAACCCGCATATGCACGCGTTGTTGAACTGATATTTTCATCTTCGCTTTTTGGCGGGATTTATCTCATTTACGGCTTGCTTCCTAGTATTTTATCGCATGTTATCTTTGATGTTTTCTGGATGGGCTTACCCCTTTTTATTTCCACCGGGGCCGGAACATTCATCAATAAAGCGCTGGTTGTCCTTATTTCATCGATTCCATTACTGATCGTTTTGTATGCTCGTCTTAAAAATGGCGCATTTACTCAAGCACCAGTAACTGCTTATAATAAATCTCTTCAACCCGAGCCAAAACAAAAAGATGATGAATTTTTTATCCCAGAAGACGAACTGCCTCGCGGGATTTCTGGCAAAGAAATTCGCTTACTTGCCGCATCGGGCGTTATTGCAGCTTTTGGTTGGCTTTTCTTTACTCCTTTTAAACAACAGAATCTACCTTTGCATGTTGGAAAAACCGAGGCATTGAGCACCGCATCAGCGATGTTAACGCACCGCGGATTTTCGCTTTCAAATCCACCTTGGCAGACTCTTATCAATACGCATGGAGAAACGGATGAGCATGATAGATTTGTAATCCAAAAAAATGGAAAAGAAGTGTACACGAATTTACTTGGCTCTTATATCACTCCAGCTTCATGGAAATTGCGTTTTGCACAATTTGAAGGAGATATTGCAGAGCGTTCCGAAGAGTTCGGCATTCTCCTTGAAGGCTCAGGAAAAATAAGAGAAGTTGACCACGCTTTACCAGAAGCGCGCCCTGGGGCATCACTGAGCGAAGCGGTTGCACGAAAAAAAGCGCATGAAATCATTAGAAATGAGTTTAATCTTGATCCTTCGGGATTACAGGAAATATCCGCGGTCTCAAAAAAACGCCCGGAGCGCATAGATTGGGTATTTACGTTTAAAGATCCTCATGTTTCATTAAACGAGGGTGAAGCGCGCATTAAAATCTCTCTGGCTGGCGATCAATTCTCAAATGCGGAACGTTTTATATTTATCCCTGAACAATGGACACGCGCCGAAAAACAATCTACCACGATAATAAGAATTATCGGCATGATTTGCAGCTTGCTTGCCCTTATTGGGTTAAGTTTCTTTATGATCTTGCTTTTAAAAAATTGGCGACGCTTTGCATTTTCACCAACGATATTTTTTATTTTTGCTGCGCTCCTTGCGCTCAAAGCTCTGATACAATCAATAAATATCTGGCCATTAATTATCGCTTGCTTTCAGACCAGCGAGCCATATTCTCATCAAGCAATCAAGTCTGTCGGTTGGCTTATGCTGCAAATTATTTCACAAGGATTGTATTATGGCGCGGGTGCTGCTCTTGCAACCACCAAAATGCACAATAAACATGTGCAAAAATCAATCACCATTTTTACTGGCATCTGCTGCGGCTTGATATTAAGTGCGATGGGATCACTTTCATTTGCTCTCGCTCCTATCTTTAAACCACTATGGGCAGATTATACTCACGCCGCTTCCTTGATCCCTTCAGTAGGATTTGCACTTACAATGTTCACAGGATACGTTTCAGCCACGATAGTATTTTTACTTATTACCCGTTTTGCCGATTTAGTCACAGCTCAGTGGAAGCAACGTTCTCTTGCAGGATTCTTTTTAATCATACTACTTGTTTTCTGCATTAACGGTTTATCGATCGAATCAATCGGCACATGGCTTTTGCCAAGCTTGATGGTTGGCGGAGCAACTGCCGTTCTTTATTACCTGATCGTTCGGCATATACGCAGCTCGATCCCAGTCATAACGGCAACGATAACAATTTTAGCGATAGCACAACAAGCTGCATTTCATGCATACCCAGGAGTTTTCCTTGGCTCGGTCCTCGGTATAGTTCTTATCGGAATGCTTGCTTACTGGTGGGAAGAAAAATTATAA